The genomic DNA GAGAGATTTATTGCTGTTCGCACATTCTGCACCCCAGCGATCCCCGCATGGGGCACTTTGGGGTCCCTCTCCCCGGGTATCCCTGGGTGTGGGGACCAGGGCTGGGTGGCCCCGTGCTGGGTGGGtgaccctgctgctggagccgcTGTCAGCACTGATTCTCGTCAGAGCCAGCGGCCACAAGGCCCCATTGTGCCTCATTGTGCCCGATGGTGCCGCggcagcatcccagccctgccctgcccgctcccgccccgccgctgcccccgccgACCCcagcgccggccccgctcccctgGGAATGCCGAGGGGGACGGGACctccgggcagggctgggacgTGGGAATCCTGCACGGGATGGGGAACAGAACCCCCGGTCAGGGAAGGGACACGGAATCCCCAGCCAGGAAACCTCAGCTGGGAATGGGGTGTGCAGGAGCCTCCcagacagggatgggacatgggGCACCCAGATGGGAATGGGGCACTGGAACCCCCTAGACATGGGGCACCCAGATGGGAATGGGGCACTGGAACCCACCCGGACATGAGAATGGGGCACCCAGATGGGAATGGGGCACTGGACCCCCCTCAGATATGGGACATGGGAAtggggcacagcacccccagccagACACCTTTCCTCCCCCCCAGTGATGccacagggctcagcacaggaaatcttagcccctgagccccccaaacccctcgaGCCCCCCAAACCTCTCAAGCAAACCTCCTGCCACATCTGCTTGTACTTAACACCTTTCCAATTTTGTTTCAATGACACCTTTTCAAATATCACCAGCCaggatgagctgctgctgcgTGTTCGGTGCCTCTGCTGACCACAATGTGCTTTTCCTTGCCAAGAAAAAGTTTCCAAAGAATGCTGTGGGCTTTGGAgcataattaaatataaatatctatatgtgtgtgtgtatagaaTGATCTGGCTGTGATAAGATCCGGATGGGTTTGATACACAACACATGTTTTCCCTTGAGGAGAGTTTGCTGCTTACTTTATGCTTCACTGCCAATTTTATACTTGGATATTTCGATTTTATCCTTTTTGTTGCCCCATTttggggccgggctgggctctgaGGGCTGCATCTGGTCCTGGGGAGGCTGAATCTCCACGCTGGGCACTGGAGGATGCCAGCATCCCCCTGGATTTTGGCAGCGAGCTGGAGCCAAGCGaggcagggggaagggggaaggagtGGGAAAGCCAGCggaggaggaaaaatgaagcTGGAAAAGCAATAAATGAGGTGCAGAGGGAATTGTGCTGCCCACGGCATCCTCTGTATGCGCGGGGGTAAATCACGGCTGCTCCAATCCCACATTCCTCCCAGCTAAATGCCGGCGTTTAACGCCAGAGGCATCCGGCACTTTTCTGCCCTCCAGCAAAacctcttgtttttcttcccatctgTTTATTTGGCCAGGGCAGCTCGGTGTGCTGCTGCGGAAAGGGCTGTGGCTCGGCTCgtgtgctggcacaggggttTTTGGGCTGGTTCTGGTGCCCCCTGGCCCCTGTCAGGTTGGGTCTCTTCCCGCGGCTGTCACCGCTCAGCGCTGGGCCCGGGCCAGGGCACTGAGCTTCCCGTGGGATCATCCCGGGGATAaccgtgcctcagtttcccttctgTGAGCTGGGGCTaacagcccttccctggggctCCAGGGAGCCAGATGGaatcccacagctctgggatctcCATCCCAGTGTTTCCCCGAGAGCagagcccggccccggcccaGCCAAATTCCTGCCTGGCCTCTTGGCACGGAGCAAGGCCGTGAAGGGTGAAAACACAATGAGACAGATCCCATCCCGGGGAATATTTCCTCCACAGGATGGAAAAtgtgctgggaggcagcagggagaggggagcgGGGTGGGGACACCGAGTGGAGCTGGGGGGTCAGGAGGGGCTTGGAGAGGGGTGACCACGGAGAGGGGTGACCTTGGTGAGGGGTGACCTTGGTGAGGGGTGACCATGGCGAGGGGTGACCTTGGTGAGGGGTGACCGTGGTGAGGGGTGACCATGGCGAGGGGTGACCACGGAGAGGGGTGATGCAGCCCCTGGGAGGACAGGGCAGGGTGCCTGCCCACCAAGGGGATGATCCAGCCAGATCTGCTCCAAAGCCCCCCCACTCACCAGCCTGCCCCACAcggggtgggatttggggcagccCCGGAGAGCAGCGCCCCATGGCAGCTCCCTCTGTGCCCGGGGATGTGCCTGGGGCTCCTCATTCCGTGGGATCAGCCCCATTGCGGACCCACAGCCCGGCTCCAGAACGTTctgggggctgtgcagcccttcagcccCGCCGTGGGTGGGCATTCGCAGCGGGACGGCAAACCCCGGGGCGGCGGCACTGCCggctgtccccgtccctgtccccatccctgtcacaCAAAGGCAGCCGCCGTTTCCCGCCatttcccctctccagcccttctcccccctctcctgctcccttcGCCCTCCTCCCTCCCGGCTGCCGGATGAAAGCCCGAACGTGCGAATGGCAAAGGGAGCCACAAAGGCGGCTCAGCCCTCCCTGCGGCCCCCGGCACCCAGTGGGGacccccgggagccccgggcagcctgcccaccctgccgGCAGCACCCCGGGGCTCAGGGGGTGCcgggggacacaggggtggcTCTGAGATCAGAGGATCCCCAGTAGGGTCAGGGTGATGTCCCGGGGTTCAGGCATGCCCTACAGGGTCAGGGTGATGTCTCTGGGGTTCAGGGATCCCCAGTAGGGTCAGGGTGATGCTCCTGGGGTTCAGGGATGTCCATTAGGGTCAGGGTGATGTCTCTGGGGTTCAGGGATCCCCAGTAGGGTCAGGGTGATGTCCCTGGGGTTCAGGGATGCCCTACAGGGTCAGGATGAGGTCCCAAGGTTTGAGGGTGTCCCACAGGGTTGGATGATGCCCCTGGGACCAGGGGAAGCCCCATAAACTCAGGATAAAAcccctggggctcaggggtACCCCATAGGGTCAGGATGATGCTTCTGGAGTTTAAAACTCAGGATGAAGCCCAGAGGGGTCCAGGATGCCCCAGAGGATCAGGATGAGCACCTCGGGGCCGGAGGAAGCTCTACCCCACAGCCCTCAGCAAGAGGAGAAACAAGCCCCGATAACTCTGAGCACACCCCGCAGtgctgcaccccaaatcctgacatcagctctgcttccagcccCATGCTGTGACCCGGAGAAAGCCAGGGAGGGATGCGGGGGCTGGAGCCGACCCCGGCCGGCAGCGGGGCCCCCTCGGCCCCTCACCCCCGTGCGGCTGCCGACAGCTGCTGGGAAGCGGCGTTCCCAGCACACAGCGACAAATTCCTGGCGCTCGGGGCTGCGCTGCagccgccgcggccccgccgggggAAGCTGCCCTGGAAAGGGGAGGATTAAACACTCATTGGCTCCAGTGACACAGCGCACCCGGTCCCCTCGCACGGCCACCTGCTCCGAGATGCTGCGGGCACCGCGGGGCACGAGGGACCGGGCACCCCCTGATAagtcccagggcaggagggaccgGGCACCCCCTGATCAgacccagggcaggagggaccgGGCACcccctgctcagtgccaggggcagggcaggagggaccgGGCACCCCCTGCTCAATGCcgggggcagggcaggagggaccgGGCACCTCCTGCTCaatgccagggcaggagggaccgGGCACCTCCTGCTCaatgccagggcaggagggaacgGGCACctcctgctcagtgccagggcaggagggaccgGGCACCccctgtgtgaaaaatgcatgtattttatgactggcttttggcaaatattcaaatgaatattatatgtgttgtgttagaaagtaatgctgtattaattctctcaagtactgtgttaaatatagttttaggttataaaaattgttaaaatagaaactgtgctatgtaggatattttttttaatgaaaggacttgcagcgagatagcagccacaggacacctgaatctttcagagaaaatgaatttattgccctccacctcgaaggcgctgttaggatttGGAGGAAGAATTtgacgatgaccagacagaatcctgtgtttgaatggaatttatgcatcagGTATGAGGTGTATGgatatgcaacaggctattgcttttaagggttaatccgaatcgtgctgcccagaaaaggtacccggacATCCGTAACACTTTGTATTcgttgtctcatattgtcctaattcaaattgtccaaattattattactctaactgtattactatttttataaccgttttattaaacttttaaaaatttaaaaacgagtgattggcgtttttcacacccTGCTAAacccaggggcagggcaggaggggaccGGGCACcccctgctcagtgccaggggCGCAGCGAggagggctcagccctgcccgggTATTTCCTCCTGAATTCATTCTCTCTGCAGCACCGCTCGGGCGGCTCCAGGAGCGGCTCATCCCCACGGaccatcctcctcatcctcctcctcctcatcctcctcctcctcctctgcagccccccgGCTTCCCCCGGCTCCGATTTCCCGGGATTTTCTGCTTTAACCGGCTCCACCTGGCAGCCAGGAAGAGCAGAAAGCGGAAAATCGGGGTGATCCCCGTGAGCCCCGATTTGGCCACGCTGAGCCCTTggagggagcagccccgggaTGTGTTGTGGGGGCGGCTTCAGCTCCCGGCTggagccccagtgctgctctggggccgTGATTAATGGGGTCTGGCTGTTGTTGGTGCCCCGAGCCGTGTGCGGGGGTAGAACTCGTGTGTGGGTGTGCGTGCATCCTCATCCCGCTCCGTTCCCACAAACCAGGgccaggtgggagcaggaacgctcctgcccttggcagctCCCCCAagaggggctctggggatggGCCCAGCACTGAGGAGTGGGGATCCCAGTCCCCAGTTCTGcttccctgcaccccaaagccattgccaggatggggctgtggtCTCTCCTcccctgggaacagccccaCAGACAGTGAGGCACGGGATGGGGCTGGTGGTCCTGTGCAAGGACATGGGGGCCACCAGGCCCCCCAGGCTCTCAGGGGGCACCCCGAtatggggctggagggggacCCCGAGCAAACCCCACTGCCACAGAgatgttttatgaaaaaccctttccttaggatttttcctcctgagaagctgagaggcctcagaaacaaaatgtaaccaatgattatctgctgctgtggaatgcaacaggtgcatctgtgattggtctcatgtgggttgtttctaattaatggccaatcacagtcagctggctcagactctccgtccaagccacaaacctttgttatcattccttcctactctattcttagctaaccttctgatgaaatcctttcctctattctttagtagagtttaatataatatatatcataaaataataaatcaagccttctgaaacatggaatcagatcctcatctcttccctcatcctgggacccctgtgaacacggtcacacccCACAACTGCCGACCCACAGGCTGAGGAGAGAGCGGGGCAGGTGACAGCAGGGGCACCCCCGGTGACATGTGGCTGTCCTGGCAGGGGGCTGCGGCCCTTTGTGCCCTGCTGGACGGTTGTTCCCGCGTTTGGGCTGCTCGGGGGGGTCACTAattggggctgggcaggggctgcgggGCCTGGGGCCCTCCTCCCAATGCCTGGAATTTtcccagagatgctgctgcctccagccagaACAGCCCCGGGGTGAGACAGCACAGCCCTACAGCCCCCAACAACCCCAAACAGCCCCACAAGGGTGTGCACAGCCCCCCAACAACCCCAAACAGCTCCAACAGCCCCACACGGGTGTGCACAGCCCCAACAGCCCCCCAACAACACCAAACAGCCCCACAAGGGTGTGCACAGCCCAACAGCCCCACAAGGGTGTGCACAGCCCCAACAGCCCCCCAACAACCACAAACAGCCCCAACAGCCCCACAAGGGTGTGCAAAGAGCCCCTACAGCCTCTACAGACCCACAGGGGTGTGCACAGCCCCCCTACAGCCCCAACAGCCCcacacaggtgtgcacagcCCTAACAGCTGGTCACAACTGCACCGCACCGTGCAGGGGTGCACAGGACTGTGCACCAAGGCATAACCACACACAGATCCAtgcccagctgagcaggagtGCCAGCACCCACGCAGGACCAGGCACGCAGCTGCAATGGCAATGCACACACAGCCATGCAGAGGCAGCCACGCACAGCTGGGCACCAcgcacacagccctgctcacccaTGCACACCAGGAGAGCTGCAACAGCCCTGCAGGCCCGAGCTCAGCTGCACAAACCTGTGCACGAGCACACACATAACcactcacagccctgcccaacACCACCCACAGCTTCACACAGCAGCGCTCGTCTGTGCACAGCCACGTGCAGCCATCAGAACCCTTCACAGGAGTGTGCACGGCCCTGCAcaagcacacagagctgtgtgtcagtacagacacacacagccaTGCACAACCGGCTGTGCACAGCTGAACCACGATTCACGGCAGCACACAGCCGTGCTCAGCCACACACAGCGGCACACACATGGCTGGAGTCACTCACAGCCCCACACAACTGCACATCCACACAAACTGTGcacaacacacacagagctgttcccagcacaCACACCGGCCCATCgtgcacagcacacagcagcacgGCCCTGCACACGACAGCCGTGCAcagcctgcacacacacacacacacagacacacacacacacacagacacacacacacagccgtgcacagcctgcacacacacacagacacacagacacacacacagagctgttctctctctctctctctctcacacacacacacacacacacacacacacacacacacagctgttttctctctctctctctctctccacacacacacacacacacacacacacacacacacacacacacacacacacacacagctgttctctctctctctctctcacacacacacacacacacacacacacacacacacacacacacacacaccgcACACTCCCCGCCCGGCTGTGTCCTTCCCGCTGCCTCGGGGGTGAGGGCAGCGCGGATTCCCCGGGGCCGTGTCCCTCCCGCGTCTCTCCCGTTCCCAgcccgtgtcccccgtgtccccggtgtcccggCGGAAGGAGCCCGGCCGTGCTCCCCTCCCCTTCCGGCGGCCATGGATCCGGCCATGGATCCGGGCTGGGATCCGGGCGAGCCGGGCGAGCCGAGCtgggcccggcccggggcggcgCTGGGCGGCCGGGGGCTGCTGGCGCTGGCGGCGGCCAGCGGGGCGGCCGTGTGGGCAACCTGGGCCGTGCTGCTGATGCCCGGCTTCCGCGGCGTCCCGCTGCGCCTGCAGGTACCGGCACCTCGAacccctgtgcctgcaggtaCCGGCACCCCGAaccccctgtgcctgcaggtaCCGATGCCCCGAacccctgtgcctgcaggtaCCGGCACCCCAATCCCGGTACCGGCACCCCGaccccctgtgcctgcaggtaCCGGCACCCCGAacccctgtgcctgcaggtaCCGGCACCCCGaccccctgtgcctgcaggtaCCGGCACCCCGAaccccctgtgcctgcaggtaCCGGCACCCCgatccctgtgcctgcaggtaCCGGCACTCGAacccctgtgcctgcaggtaCCGGCGCCCCGaccccctgtgcctgcaggtaCCGCTGCCCTGaccccctgtgcctgcaggtaCCGGCACCCCGACCCCCCGTGCCTGCAGGTACCGGCACCTCGAacccctgtgcctgcaggtaCCGGCACCCCGaccccctgtgcctgcaggtaCCGGCACCCCGAacccctgtgcctgcaggtaCCAGCACCCCAATCCCGGTACCGGCACCCCGACCCCCTGTACCTGCAGGTACCGGCACCCCGATatcccggccccgccgcccggcccccCTGACCCGCCGTGCCCCCACAGGTGCCGTACCAGCCCTCCAGCCCCCGGCAGGTTGCCAACACCCTGGCGCTGCTGCGGGGCCGCGCCGGCAAGACCGTGGATCTGGGATCCGGAGATGGACGGCTTGTAAGGGTCCTGCGGGAAATTGGGGTGTAGAGGGTGGGCgaagggcagggagggtggaggggacacccccaccctgctgctggcgGGCTTCTGGTTGGGCTTATGGGTGGCCAGGACCATCCGTGGTGGTCCCAGAGGGTCCTCGATGGTCTTAGACATCTGTAGGTGGTTCTAGATTGTCCTGAGTGTCCCTAGGTGTCCCTAGACTGTCCTAAATGGTCCTAAACTGTCCTAGATGGTCCTAGGCTGTCCTAGGTGTCCCTAGACTGTCCTAGGTTGTCCTAGGCTGTCCTAGGTGTTCCTAGGCTGTCCTAAGTGGTCCTAGACTGTCCTTGGTAGTCTTTGGTGACCCAGCGTGGTCCTAGGTGGCTCTAGACAGCCCCAGGTGGTTCTAGGCAGCCCTGGGTGGTGCAGGGTGGCTCTAGATGGCCATAGGTGGGCTTTGGCAGCCCTAAAAGATGcatgcagggagcagggtggcAGTGAGGGAATGGGTGGTGCTGAGCTCCAAGGTCACCTTGCCTGTGAGCCAGCAGGATGGGGTGggtgcagctgggcagcagcccccgccctcccaaatcctgccctgcactcagcactgagctgctttGGCTTTCagccctccctctctccctctctcctgtgCAGGTGCTCGAGGCTTACAAGCAGGGGCTGAGGCCGGCCCTGGGCTATGAGCTCAacccctggctgctgtgcctggccaACTACCGCGCCTGGAGGGCGGGGTACCACGGCAAGATCT from Camarhynchus parvulus chromosome 14, STF_HiC, whole genome shotgun sequence includes the following:
- the ANTKMT gene encoding adenine nucleotide translocase lysine N-methyltransferase — protein: MDPAMDPGWDPGEPGEPSWARPGAALGGRGLLALAAASGAAVWATWAVLLMPGFRGVPLRLQVPYQPSSPRQVANTLALLRGRAGKTVDLGSGDGRLVLEAYKQGLRPALGYELNPWLLCLANYRAWRAGYHGKISFLKKDLWKVNLSDCHNVIVFLAPSVKPPLASKLLAELPDDARVVAGRYPFPSWSPSSTLGQGLDQVWAYDIKEVRREVQGRAQQSQV